In Arthrobacter sp. PAMC25284, a single genomic region encodes these proteins:
- a CDS encoding TetR/AcrR family transcriptional regulator yields the protein MTTSNSANLPAAADADGTPGKKLRPGRTNATRQKLFDASMELIGERGAAGVTVDEIAAAAGVSKGTVYYNFGSKSDLIAQLLRHGVDILEARLLSARNDDQDPLTTMEEMIGRAMDFMDEYPSFARLWVSENWRTPSEWQETFTELRGRLLAVVGATIDAVAVVYPVDPAVSRGSLETAIFGACFVVGLDRQTYNPERTREQSVAAIMTSMRGYVVNQHPSRA from the coding sequence ATGACCACCAGCAACAGCGCAAACCTTCCCGCCGCAGCCGATGCCGACGGAACTCCCGGCAAGAAGCTCCGTCCTGGACGCACCAATGCCACGCGGCAGAAGCTCTTTGACGCGTCCATGGAGCTGATCGGCGAACGCGGTGCAGCGGGCGTGACCGTGGACGAGATTGCCGCCGCGGCCGGAGTGTCAAAAGGCACCGTGTACTACAACTTCGGCAGCAAGTCGGATCTGATCGCACAACTGCTGCGCCACGGCGTGGACATTCTCGAGGCACGGCTGCTGAGCGCCCGGAATGATGACCAGGACCCGCTTACCACCATGGAAGAGATGATCGGCCGGGCCATGGACTTCATGGACGAATACCCGTCCTTCGCGCGGCTGTGGGTCAGCGAAAACTGGCGCACGCCAAGCGAATGGCAAGAGACTTTCACCGAACTCCGCGGCCGGCTGCTCGCGGTGGTCGGTGCCACCATCGACGCCGTGGCCGTGGTGTACCCGGTGGACCCTGCCGTTTCCCGCGGCAGCCTCGAAACCGCCATTTTCGGAGCCTGCTTCGTGGTCGGGCTGGACCGCCAGACCTACAACCCGGAACGGACCCGGGAGCAAAGTGTCGCCGCAATCATGACGTCCATGCGCGGCTACGTGGTGAACCAGCACCCGTCTCGGGCATGA
- a CDS encoding bifunctional glycosyltransferase family 2/GtrA family protein — protein sequence MTFTDQATGTLPQPAATPAGPASEFAATATAFDTVPGNRRSPIDTRTTVPVLDVTIPVYNEERDLEACLRRLHAYLRSTFPHSFRITVADNASTDGTLEAAERVARELREVAVVHLAEKGRGNALRKVWLVSPSPVLAYMDVDLSTDLAALCPLLAPLISGHSDLAIGTRLTRNSRVVRGPKREFISRSYNFLLQSLMGAHFSDAQCGFKAIRADVARQLLPHTLDNAWFFDTELLVLAEKCGLRVHEVPVDWTDDPDSSVDIVQTAVADLRGMARLSRDLVSGRIPVDELRAALARGPLPAASRPQEQSPGGSLFGQLIRFGSIGIASTVAYLGIFLICRGLMDPQLANFLALLITAVANTAANRRFTFGIEGRSEAARHHFEGLLVFGIGLALTSGALAVLHGFPAAPAPWVEIATVTAANLAATAIKFLLFRHVVFVRRGRLPATVAAPAPATAGLTPGAVDTSNLQTETAK from the coding sequence ATGACATTCACGGACCAGGCCACAGGAACACTGCCCCAGCCCGCAGCGACGCCCGCCGGGCCGGCTTCGGAATTCGCCGCAACAGCTACCGCTTTTGATACGGTCCCCGGCAACCGCCGCTCCCCCATTGACACCCGCACGACGGTGCCGGTCCTCGACGTGACAATTCCTGTCTACAACGAAGAGCGGGACCTGGAGGCCTGCCTGCGCCGGCTGCACGCTTACCTGCGGAGCACCTTCCCCCACTCTTTCCGGATTACGGTGGCCGATAACGCCAGCACGGACGGCACCCTCGAGGCCGCTGAACGCGTGGCCCGGGAACTTCGGGAGGTCGCCGTAGTCCATCTGGCCGAAAAAGGCCGCGGAAACGCGTTGCGCAAGGTATGGCTCGTCTCACCCTCTCCCGTCCTGGCCTACATGGACGTGGATCTCTCCACCGATCTTGCAGCCTTGTGCCCCTTGCTGGCCCCCCTCATTTCCGGACACTCGGACCTCGCCATTGGAACCCGCCTCACCCGCAACTCCCGGGTAGTCCGGGGCCCCAAGCGGGAGTTCATTTCCCGCAGCTACAATTTCCTGCTCCAGTCCCTCATGGGGGCGCACTTCAGCGACGCCCAGTGCGGCTTCAAAGCCATCCGGGCAGACGTCGCCCGCCAACTGCTCCCGCACACGCTGGACAACGCCTGGTTCTTCGATACCGAACTGCTGGTCCTGGCCGAAAAATGCGGGCTGCGCGTCCACGAGGTTCCGGTGGACTGGACCGATGATCCCGATTCCAGCGTCGACATCGTCCAGACGGCCGTGGCCGACCTGCGCGGTATGGCCAGGCTGAGCCGGGACCTTGTCTCCGGACGTATCCCTGTCGACGAACTCCGTGCCGCCCTCGCCCGAGGTCCGCTCCCGGCGGCCTCCCGACCACAGGAACAAAGCCCCGGCGGCAGCCTGTTCGGGCAATTGATCCGCTTTGGCAGCATCGGAATCGCCTCCACGGTGGCGTACCTCGGAATTTTTCTCATCTGCCGTGGCCTCATGGACCCGCAACTGGCCAACTTCCTGGCCCTGCTCATCACCGCTGTCGCCAATACCGCTGCCAACCGGCGCTTCACTTTCGGCATCGAGGGCCGCTCGGAAGCGGCACGCCACCACTTCGAAGGCTTGCTCGTGTTCGGCATCGGGCTGGCTCTGACCTCCGGAGCCCTCGCCGTGCTGCATGGGTTCCCTGCGGCGCCGGCCCCCTGGGTGGAGATCGCCACCGTCACCGCGGCCAATCTGGCCGCTACCGCCATCAAATTCCTGCTGTTCCGGCACGTGGTCTTCGTCCGCCGGGGCCGCCTCCCCGCCACAGTCGCCGCCCCGGCCCCAGCCACCGCTGGCCTGACCCCAGGCGCCGTTGACACTTCCAACCTTCAGACAGAAACGGCCAAGTAA
- a CDS encoding winged helix-turn-helix domain-containing protein: MSVASGYVHISVRNAGKTGQSSAIRQGFGNGSAFAPAGFPAPGAAAQGYNPDSYGQLRAVPPAPFTAPTPVVTPGTGGPVRPVAADNVARGFVLYMGIDEETAAAAGTSIAKLAQEIRAYAQSLVAGAESYAAVAVAPADAPGSALDVVRSTFGDPTAAARQRAETARLQQPQEPRPSGVLIDLARREVHLDGESLNLTFKEFELLNYLVENGTRTVGRDELLEGLWRNAEEVPNERTIDVHIRRLRSKLGRLANTVRTVRGQGYRFYEHPEVVVWAAPEYSI, translated from the coding sequence ATGTCAGTTGCATCCGGATACGTCCACATCTCCGTCCGTAACGCCGGTAAGACCGGTCAGTCTTCCGCGATCCGCCAGGGATTCGGCAACGGCTCGGCCTTCGCACCGGCCGGGTTCCCCGCCCCGGGTGCCGCGGCTCAGGGCTACAATCCGGACTCCTACGGCCAGCTGCGCGCCGTACCGCCTGCGCCCTTCACTGCGCCCACCCCCGTGGTAACTCCGGGCACCGGCGGGCCTGTCCGTCCGGTGGCGGCCGACAACGTCGCCCGCGGCTTCGTCCTGTACATGGGCATTGACGAGGAAACCGCTGCAGCCGCGGGTACCTCCATTGCGAAACTGGCCCAGGAAATCCGGGCCTACGCCCAGTCCCTGGTCGCCGGTGCGGAGAGCTATGCGGCTGTTGCCGTCGCGCCGGCCGACGCCCCCGGATCCGCTCTCGACGTCGTCCGGTCCACTTTCGGCGATCCGACCGCCGCGGCCCGGCAGCGGGCAGAAACCGCCCGACTCCAGCAGCCGCAGGAACCGCGCCCCTCGGGCGTGCTGATCGACCTTGCCCGCCGCGAAGTCCACCTCGACGGCGAATCGCTGAACCTGACGTTTAAGGAGTTCGAACTACTGAACTACCTCGTCGAGAACGGCACGCGCACCGTTGGCCGCGACGAACTGCTCGAAGGCCTGTGGCGCAACGCCGAAGAGGTCCCCAACGAGCGCACCATCGACGTGCACATCCGCCGCCTGCGCTCCAAGCTCGGCCGCCTCGCCAACACAGTCCGCACCGTCCGCGGCCAGGGCTACCGCTTCTACGAGCACCCCGAGGTCGTCGTTTGGGCCGCTCCGGAATACTCGATCTAA
- a CDS encoding histidine phosphatase family protein: MSAHHIKRLVIMRHAKADWPGGVADHDRPLEERGHRDAPFAGRWLLKHGLAPDFILCSSALRTRQTCTWVCYELGDKAPTPKLEGGLYGASGLRMLSVVNQVPDTVTTLMLISHMPGVQDLAMHLASRDSNHDAYMDAATRYPTSALTILETEKPWAELDGQDARLTKFKVPRAS; the protein is encoded by the coding sequence ATGAGTGCGCATCACATCAAACGCCTGGTGATCATGCGGCACGCCAAGGCCGACTGGCCCGGCGGGGTCGCAGACCATGACCGGCCACTTGAAGAGCGCGGCCACCGTGACGCACCGTTTGCCGGCCGCTGGCTGCTCAAGCACGGTCTGGCCCCGGATTTCATTCTTTGCTCCAGCGCGTTGCGCACCAGGCAGACCTGCACCTGGGTCTGCTACGAGCTGGGGGACAAGGCCCCGACGCCGAAGCTTGAGGGCGGGCTCTATGGCGCCTCGGGATTGCGGATGCTGTCCGTGGTCAACCAGGTCCCGGACACCGTCACTACTCTTATGCTGATTTCACACATGCCGGGAGTCCAGGATCTCGCCATGCACCTGGCTTCCCGCGATTCCAACCACGATGCCTACATGGACGCGGCCACCAGATACCCCACCAGTGCCCTAACCATCCTGGAGACGGAGAAGCCGTGGGCGGAGCTGGACGGTCAGGATGCCCGGCTGACGAAGTTCAAGGTCCCCAGAGCCAGCTAG
- a CDS encoding transposase encodes MDFVVPVRRSGRSHFTLEQKHAILDEYEKCLERGSRIAFCRAVGIGDNTVRLWVQQREAGELRSSIKQGNEDQRLNAGDKQQLKRVLKENEILKAKLARAEAAVDILGKASALLDAMAKSAAATDPVLEEPEPGRPEWLVPKSGKTSP; translated from the coding sequence ATGGATTTTGTTGTCCCTGTCCGTCGCTCCGGGAGGAGCCACTTCACTCTCGAGCAAAAGCACGCGATTCTGGATGAGTACGAGAAGTGCCTGGAGCGTGGGTCCCGGATCGCGTTCTGCCGGGCTGTGGGTATCGGCGATAACACCGTCCGGCTCTGGGTCCAGCAACGCGAGGCCGGGGAGCTGAGGTCCAGCATCAAGCAAGGGAACGAGGACCAGCGGTTGAACGCAGGCGACAAACAGCAGCTTAAGCGGGTGTTGAAGGAGAACGAGATCCTCAAGGCCAAGCTGGCCCGGGCCGAGGCGGCGGTGGACATTCTGGGAAAAGCTTCCGCGCTCTTGGACGCCATGGCCAAGAGCGCGGCGGCGACCGATCCGGTGCTGGAAGAACCGGAGCCGGGCCGGCCGGAGTGGTTGGTGCCAAAGTCTGGAAAGACATCGCCCTGA
- a CDS encoding glycosyltransferase family 39 protein, with product MTATINPTAGSPSGAPATAPEPRSTARHAVPASRRDRLLFGHQPRWVRPSAALMLALTAVLYLWNLEATGYGNSFYAAAVQAGTKDWTALLFGSLDPGNAITVDKPPASLWIPALAGRIFGFSPLSLLIPQALMGVAAVGLLYLTVKRVSGPAAGLLAGGALALTPVAALMFRFNNPDAMLTLCLVLAAYLTTRAIEKAGWKWLAAAGAVIGLAFLTKMLQGFLIVPALGLAYLWAAPTTLGRRLLHLLGAAAGIVVVAGSYIALFQLTPVSDRPYMAGSETNSFLELTLGYNGLGRITGSSGGGGGGGPADGGRGGTGGNVAFGGATGITRMFGTSFGGEVSWLLPAALLLLGAGLWFTRREARTSTTRAALMLWGGWLVITGGILSFMGGTVHPYYAVALAPAIAAIVGIGAVELWRGRAYMPARILLAVTVLTSSVWSAVLLGRDPAWLPGLRVIAVALGVLAATALILRVDSLPGLSWRLRTAAATGVVILSLLAGGLGTASWTLATAAQPHSGSIPTSGPTASAIGTGGPGAESASTELTALLQATSTKWAGIVSGASEAASLELASDTSVIALGGWNGGDPYPTLDEFKAMVDNGDIGYFISSGSAQGQGGGGGGRGGNSEVAAWVAANYEAQTVGTSTVYNLGA from the coding sequence ATGACCGCGACCATCAACCCCACTGCCGGCAGCCCGTCCGGGGCCCCGGCCACCGCCCCGGAGCCGCGCTCCACCGCACGTCACGCCGTACCGGCAAGCCGCCGGGACCGTCTGCTTTTCGGACACCAGCCGCGCTGGGTCCGGCCCTCGGCTGCCCTGATGCTGGCCCTCACCGCGGTTCTTTACCTGTGGAATTTGGAAGCCACCGGCTACGGCAACTCGTTCTACGCGGCAGCCGTCCAGGCCGGAACCAAGGACTGGACCGCGTTGCTCTTCGGTTCCCTGGATCCGGGCAACGCCATTACCGTGGACAAGCCGCCTGCCTCGCTGTGGATTCCCGCCCTCGCCGGCCGGATCTTCGGCTTTTCGCCCTTGAGCCTGCTCATTCCGCAGGCGCTGATGGGAGTCGCCGCCGTCGGTTTGCTGTACCTGACGGTCAAGCGGGTTTCCGGCCCGGCTGCGGGACTGCTGGCCGGAGGCGCGCTCGCACTGACTCCCGTGGCTGCGCTGATGTTCCGGTTCAACAACCCGGACGCCATGCTGACACTGTGCCTGGTTCTGGCGGCGTACCTGACGACCCGAGCCATCGAGAAGGCGGGCTGGAAGTGGCTGGCCGCAGCCGGCGCCGTCATCGGCCTGGCTTTCCTGACCAAAATGCTCCAGGGCTTCCTGATTGTGCCGGCACTGGGCCTGGCCTACCTGTGGGCAGCACCCACCACTCTGGGCCGCCGTCTGCTGCATCTGCTGGGTGCCGCCGCGGGCATCGTTGTGGTGGCTGGCAGCTACATCGCACTCTTTCAGCTGACCCCGGTCTCGGACCGGCCCTACATGGCCGGCTCCGAGACCAACAGCTTTCTCGAACTGACGTTGGGCTACAACGGTCTTGGCCGGATCACCGGCTCGAGTGGCGGCGGCGGTGGCGGCGGTCCGGCCGACGGCGGCAGGGGCGGCACGGGCGGCAACGTCGCCTTTGGCGGCGCCACCGGGATCACCCGGATGTTCGGAACCAGTTTCGGCGGCGAAGTGTCCTGGCTGCTTCCGGCGGCCCTCCTTCTGCTCGGCGCCGGTCTGTGGTTCACCCGGCGCGAGGCACGGACCTCGACGACGCGGGCTGCTCTTATGCTGTGGGGCGGGTGGCTGGTCATTACGGGCGGCATCCTGAGCTTCATGGGCGGCACCGTGCACCCGTACTATGCGGTGGCCCTGGCTCCGGCGATCGCGGCCATTGTTGGCATCGGAGCGGTGGAACTGTGGCGCGGCAGAGCGTACATGCCGGCACGGATTCTGCTCGCCGTGACGGTCCTGACCAGCTCGGTCTGGTCGGCTGTGCTGCTGGGCCGGGACCCGGCCTGGCTGCCCGGGCTGCGGGTGATCGCTGTGGCGCTGGGTGTCCTGGCCGCCACCGCACTGATTCTGCGGGTTGACAGCCTGCCGGGCCTGTCCTGGCGCCTCCGCACGGCCGCGGCGACCGGCGTCGTGATCCTGTCCCTGCTGGCCGGAGGTCTGGGCACTGCATCCTGGACCCTGGCGACGGCGGCGCAGCCGCATTCCGGTTCCATCCCGACGTCGGGCCCGACCGCCTCGGCGATCGGCACCGGCGGCCCCGGTGCGGAAAGTGCTTCCACCGAGCTGACCGCGCTCCTGCAGGCCACCAGCACTAAGTGGGCCGGGATCGTGTCCGGCGCCAGCGAGGCCGCCAGCCTGGAACTCGCCTCTGACACCAGCGTGATCGCCCTCGGCGGCTGGAACGGCGGCGACCCCTATCCGACCCTCGACGAGTTCAAGGCCATGGTGGACAACGGCGACATCGGCTATTTCATCTCCAGCGGCTCAGCACAGGGCCAGGGTGGCGGCGGGGGCGGACGCGGCGGCAACTCCGAGGTGGCCGCCTGGGTTGCGGCCAACTACGAGGCCCAGACCGTCGGGACCTCCACGGTCTACAACCTGGGCGCCTGA
- a CDS encoding response regulator transcription factor, which translates to MATSHSMTNNLPQLTHPDGSPIRALVVDDEPSLSELMSMGLRMAGWSVAVAADGPAAVKLAKDFRPDVLVLDVMLPGFDGVELLGRIRAFAPEVPALFLTAKDNVQDRITGLAAGGDDYVTKPFSMEEVLLRLHRLVQRSGVAAMDTAELVVGDLVLNVDTRDVTRAGEEVNLTATQFELLRYLMENPKRVISKAQILDRVWDYDFGGQANIVELYISYLRKKIDLTHPPMIHTVRGAGYVIKPAE; encoded by the coding sequence ATGGCCACCTCGCATTCCATGACAAACAACCTGCCCCAACTGACGCATCCGGATGGCTCACCCATCCGCGCACTGGTGGTTGACGACGAACCGAGCCTCTCAGAGCTCATGAGCATGGGCCTGCGGATGGCCGGCTGGTCCGTTGCGGTAGCCGCCGACGGGCCCGCAGCCGTCAAGCTGGCCAAGGACTTTCGTCCCGATGTACTGGTGCTGGACGTGATGTTGCCGGGGTTCGACGGCGTCGAACTCCTGGGCCGGATCCGCGCCTTCGCGCCGGAGGTGCCCGCCCTGTTCCTGACAGCCAAGGACAACGTCCAGGACCGGATCACCGGACTCGCAGCCGGCGGCGACGACTATGTCACGAAGCCCTTCAGTATGGAGGAAGTGCTGCTGCGGCTGCACCGGCTGGTTCAACGTTCCGGCGTGGCCGCCATGGATACGGCGGAACTCGTCGTCGGTGATCTGGTGCTGAACGTCGATACGCGCGACGTCACCCGCGCCGGAGAGGAAGTCAACCTCACGGCCACGCAGTTCGAACTGTTGCGCTATCTGATGGAAAACCCGAAGCGTGTGATCAGCAAGGCCCAGATCCTCGACCGGGTCTGGGACTACGACTTCGGCGGTCAGGCCAACATCGTGGAACTCTATATTTCCTACCTCCGCAAGAAAATCGATCTCACCCACCCGCCGATGATTCATACTGTGCGCGGCGCCGGCTATGTCATCAAACCGGCGGAGTAG
- a CDS encoding HAMP domain-containing sensor histidine kinase codes for MSTLSGQLRSTGHDWRNPSTWHLRTRLVLVAMALLVAICGAIGLFSYASMDSFLTRQLDERLAQASRISSAAGRPQSGNPAGRPDPLEGRGQGIGTLIARVSDGAVSSAGFLDDDASRGSLSSADDQILLDLVPNSAPVDRTLSTGTYRLIAVTAPYGDTIVTGLPLAAKQNTLASLVWTMVVVSTGGLVVIGLAGTAMIRRTMKPLEQLSEVATKVSRLPLDAGEVALAVRVPPSAAHPGTEVGSVGYALNKMLDNVSNALEARQESEMKVRQFVADASHELRTPLTAIRGYTELMRMTEHFTPDGAKSLARVQSQSERMTTLVEDLLMLARLDEGQPVKVSDVDLTQLIIETVSDAKVMAPDHIWQLELPKEPVVVRGDATQLHQVLANLLSNARKHTPPGTTVATGMMRSADGSAVLTVTDDGGGIAPDFIDRVFARFARADASRKNPVTIPAAAPTAPTAEGTSGLGLSIVQSIVAAHGGSVSVTSRPGRTEFAVRLPAAP; via the coding sequence GTGTCCACGCTTTCCGGACAGCTCCGCAGCACGGGTCACGACTGGCGCAACCCGTCCACTTGGCACCTGCGTACCCGCCTGGTCCTTGTTGCCATGGCACTGCTCGTGGCCATTTGCGGCGCCATAGGACTTTTCAGCTACGCGTCCATGGATTCTTTCCTGACCCGCCAGCTGGATGAACGCCTCGCCCAGGCGTCCCGGATATCCAGTGCCGCCGGCCGCCCCCAAAGCGGCAACCCGGCGGGCCGGCCTGATCCGCTGGAAGGCCGCGGCCAGGGCATCGGCACACTCATCGCACGGGTCAGCGACGGAGCCGTCAGCAGCGCAGGATTCCTCGACGACGACGCCTCGCGGGGGTCGCTGTCGTCCGCGGACGATCAGATCCTGCTGGATCTCGTGCCCAACTCAGCCCCGGTTGACCGCACCTTGTCCACAGGTACCTACCGGCTCATCGCGGTCACGGCACCCTACGGGGACACCATTGTCACCGGCCTCCCGCTGGCCGCCAAGCAGAACACACTCGCCTCGCTGGTCTGGACCATGGTGGTGGTGTCCACCGGCGGGCTGGTCGTCATCGGCCTCGCCGGGACAGCAATGATCCGCCGGACTATGAAGCCGCTGGAGCAACTCTCTGAGGTCGCCACGAAGGTTTCGCGGCTCCCGCTCGACGCCGGCGAAGTGGCCCTGGCGGTGCGCGTTCCGCCGTCGGCAGCCCACCCCGGCACCGAAGTCGGCAGCGTGGGCTACGCCCTGAATAAGATGCTGGACAACGTCTCCAATGCGCTCGAGGCCAGGCAGGAGAGCGAGATGAAGGTACGCCAGTTTGTGGCCGACGCTTCGCACGAACTGCGGACGCCCCTCACCGCGATCCGCGGCTACACGGAGCTGATGCGGATGACTGAGCATTTCACGCCGGACGGCGCGAAATCGCTGGCCCGCGTCCAAAGCCAGTCCGAACGCATGACCACACTCGTGGAGGACCTCCTGATGCTGGCCCGATTGGACGAGGGCCAGCCCGTCAAAGTCAGCGACGTCGACCTCACCCAACTCATCATCGAAACGGTCAGCGATGCCAAAGTGATGGCCCCCGACCATATCTGGCAGCTTGAGTTACCGAAGGAACCGGTGGTGGTCCGGGGCGATGCCACGCAACTTCACCAGGTGCTGGCCAATCTGTTGTCAAACGCCCGGAAACATACGCCGCCGGGGACAACGGTGGCCACCGGAATGATGAGATCAGCCGACGGCAGCGCCGTGTTGACCGTTACGGACGACGGCGGCGGCATCGCACCCGACTTCATTGACCGGGTTTTTGCCCGCTTCGCGCGTGCGGATGCCTCCCGAAAGAACCCCGTGACCATTCCCGCCGCTGCCCCGACAGCGCCGACCGCCGAAGGGACCAGCGGGCTGGGATTGTCTATTGTGCAGTCGATCGTGGCGGCCCACGGCGGGTCCGTCAGCGTGACGTCCCGGCCGGGCCGGACGGAATTCGCCGTTCGCCTGCCTGCGGCGCCCTAA
- a CDS encoding IS3 family transposase, whose protein sequence is MVGAKVWKDIALTFAGNLITAGWSAVKTCALLGLHRTTWYRHLSPPVPAGVTVPRRDRAYPNRITTAEAEEFMELLNSEDYGNLSVTQAYYRMLDAGYCSFSIAAAHRIVAAHGQNGDRRALRGGTGPGRVKPVLVATAPNQLWSWDITMLHGSGKHTYKLYTIIDVYSRKVVGHRVEHGETAALAAALIRDAVAGNRQRPAVLHADNGGPMRAGTTLDLARSLGIELSYSRPRVSNDNPYSESLFKTVKYDLDFPPRFQDLQHARAHMAAFLADYNANHRHSGLNYYTPDTVHHGLVEQARRQRQATLDACHARNPHRYRRKPTAPGAPGHAGINYKETNQLSQTA, encoded by the coding sequence GTGGTTGGTGCCAAAGTCTGGAAAGACATCGCCCTGACCTTCGCCGGCAATCTGATCACGGCGGGCTGGTCAGCGGTGAAGACCTGCGCCCTGCTGGGCCTCCACCGCACCACCTGGTACCGGCATCTGAGTCCTCCTGTCCCGGCAGGGGTCACCGTGCCGCGCCGTGACCGGGCTTACCCGAACCGGATCACCACGGCCGAGGCTGAGGAGTTCATGGAGCTGCTCAACTCCGAGGACTACGGGAATCTCTCGGTCACCCAGGCCTATTATCGGATGCTCGACGCCGGGTACTGCTCCTTCTCGATTGCGGCAGCCCACCGGATCGTCGCCGCGCACGGGCAGAACGGGGACCGCCGCGCACTACGCGGCGGCACGGGCCCGGGACGGGTCAAGCCGGTCCTGGTCGCGACGGCCCCGAACCAGCTCTGGAGCTGGGACATCACCATGCTCCACGGCTCCGGCAAACACACGTACAAGCTCTACACAATCATCGACGTCTACTCCCGCAAGGTCGTTGGGCACCGGGTCGAACACGGAGAAACAGCGGCCCTGGCGGCCGCTCTCATCAGGGACGCGGTCGCGGGAAACCGGCAGCGCCCCGCGGTGCTGCATGCCGATAACGGGGGCCCGATGCGCGCCGGCACGACCTTGGACCTCGCCCGGTCTCTGGGCATCGAACTCTCCTACTCCCGCCCGCGGGTTTCCAACGACAACCCCTACTCGGAATCCCTGTTCAAGACGGTCAAATATGACCTCGACTTCCCCCCACGGTTCCAGGATCTCCAGCACGCCCGGGCCCACATGGCCGCGTTCCTGGCGGACTACAACGCCAACCACCGCCACAGCGGCCTGAACTACTACACGCCGGACACCGTCCACCACGGGCTCGTCGAACAGGCCCGCAGGCAACGGCAGGCAACACTGGACGCCTGCCACGCACGCAACCCCCACAGGTACCGCCGCAAACCGACAGCGCCCGGCGCCCCCGGCCACGCCGGCATCAACTACAAAGAAACCAACCAGCTGTCACAAACAGCTTGA